In a genomic window of Nodosilinea sp. E11:
- a CDS encoding LysR family transcriptional regulator, whose translation MTQQLPSTKGITLHQMEVFEAVARHGSYTKAAEELYLSQPTVSIQVKQLSKTIGLPLFEMMGKKLYLTPAGDALLSTCRQILAQLSTLDDALLEFQGLERGTVKVATVESGKTALIKQLKPFMDSYPGLELSLYIGNHRQLLSRLQNNEDDIYLFSLPPALNGVEVFPCMEVPLHLVTHRQHPLAEQAVVTPQQLAQESWILSEWGSASRQLLEEFFAAQSIKVRRRLELSSYEAIKASIYAGLGIAVLPASSLSQAELDADLAILPVPEFALRKQWHLAYLKGKYLSPGAKVFLDHVLQRYAIPGSKV comes from the coding sequence ATGACCCAGCAACTGCCCAGCACCAAGGGAATTACCCTCCATCAAATGGAGGTGTTTGAAGCGGTTGCGCGCCACGGCAGCTATACCAAAGCCGCTGAGGAGCTGTATTTGAGCCAGCCAACGGTGTCAATACAGGTTAAGCAATTGTCTAAGACTATTGGGTTGCCCCTGTTTGAGATGATGGGCAAAAAGCTCTATCTGACTCCCGCTGGCGATGCCCTGCTCTCCACCTGTCGTCAAATTTTGGCTCAGCTGTCGACCCTCGACGATGCCCTACTAGAATTTCAGGGGCTAGAGCGGGGGACCGTCAAAGTGGCCACCGTTGAAAGCGGCAAAACCGCCTTGATCAAACAGCTCAAGCCGTTTATGGATAGCTACCCTGGGTTAGAGCTATCGCTGTATATCGGCAACCATCGGCAGTTGCTGTCGCGGCTGCAAAATAATGAGGATGATATCTATTTGTTTAGCCTGCCTCCGGCCCTAAACGGGGTTGAGGTGTTTCCCTGTATGGAGGTACCGCTGCACCTGGTCACCCACCGGCAGCATCCCCTGGCAGAGCAAGCGGTGGTGACACCCCAGCAGTTGGCTCAGGAGTCGTGGATTTTGAGCGAATGGGGGTCGGCCAGCCGCCAGCTATTGGAGGAATTTTTTGCAGCCCAGTCGATCAAGGTGCGCCGCCGGCTAGAGTTGAGCAGCTATGAGGCGATTAAGGCCAGCATCTATGCGGGGTTAGGTATTGCGGTGCTGCCCGCATCGAGTTTGTCTCAGGCCGAACTCGACGCTGACCTAGCGATCTTGCCAGTGCCTGAATTCGCCCTGCGAAAGCAATGGCATTTGGCTTATCTCAAGGGTAAGTACCTCTCGCCGGGGGCCAAGGTCTTTTTAGACCATGTGCTACAACGCTATGCCATTCCTGGTTCGAAAGTTTGA
- a CDS encoding ABC transporter ATP-binding protein, with the protein MSITPAEAFPASKPKLTTVGRFMQYFAPYRQELPIALLLVAIGATTQAIGPLLIGWSIDNLILQGNLPGLLWMLVALSVTYLVGVWAIRGQIWRMGGIVQRRLGQLRQDIFDKIQSLPVSFFDRSEAGDLMSRLLNDVNTVNQAFGLTIPQVLGQTFSLVGIIIAMLSINVQLGLLSNLVVPLMIFTTGFFSRWARSRFRLTRQTIGDLSAKLEEDIGSVREAQAFNRTQLNIEEFDSLNAANRKANVQAVAVTAAFLPSIDFLNTLATAGVMAYGGYLAVTGVMTVGTVTAFVLYVQQFFRPIQILSQFYTQAQSALAGLDRIFLLLDEPANLHDAPNATEMPPIEGEVRFEAVGFGYTPNQQVLKGIDLCAQPGQMVALVGPTGAGKSTIINLIMRFYDVSAGAVRIDGVDVRQVTQASLRRQIGIVLQDNLLFSGTVAENIAFGVPQASQADIEAAAQAANVHEFITSLPQGYSTRLGERGTPLSQGQRQLVSIARAVLIDPRILLLDEATSSIDTRTEGLVQDAIATLLHNRTSFVIAHRLSTVTQADQVLVIQQGEIVEQGTHTELMALNGIYSNLYSLQLGAD; encoded by the coding sequence ATGAGCATCACCCCAGCCGAGGCTTTTCCGGCCTCCAAGCCCAAGCTGACGACGGTGGGACGGTTTATGCAGTACTTTGCCCCATATCGCCAAGAGCTGCCGATCGCACTGTTGCTAGTTGCCATTGGGGCTACGACCCAGGCGATCGGGCCGCTGCTGATTGGCTGGTCCATCGACAATCTGATTCTGCAAGGCAACCTGCCGGGCCTGCTGTGGATGCTGGTGGCGTTGAGTGTGACCTATCTGGTGGGCGTCTGGGCCATTCGGGGACAAATTTGGCGCATGGGCGGCATTGTGCAGCGGCGGCTGGGGCAGCTACGGCAGGATATTTTTGACAAGATCCAGAGTTTGCCGGTGAGCTTTTTTGATCGCAGCGAAGCGGGCGATCTGATGAGCCGCCTGCTCAACGATGTGAACACGGTGAATCAGGCCTTTGGTCTAACTATTCCCCAGGTGCTGGGCCAGACCTTTAGTTTGGTAGGCATCATCATCGCCATGCTGTCGATCAATGTGCAGCTGGGGCTACTGAGCAACCTGGTGGTGCCACTGATGATTTTTACCACGGGGTTTTTCTCGCGCTGGGCCAGAAGCCGTTTTCGCCTCACCCGGCAAACCATCGGCGACCTGTCGGCCAAGCTGGAAGAAGACATTGGCAGTGTGCGCGAGGCCCAGGCCTTTAACCGCACCCAGCTCAACATTGAAGAATTTGACAGTCTCAATGCCGCCAACCGCAAGGCCAATGTGCAGGCGGTGGCGGTGACGGCGGCGTTTTTGCCCTCCATCGACTTTCTCAACACCCTGGCCACCGCTGGGGTGATGGCCTACGGCGGCTACCTGGCGGTAACCGGGGTGATGACGGTGGGCACGGTGACGGCCTTTGTGCTCTACGTACAGCAATTCTTTCGGCCTATCCAGATTCTCAGCCAGTTTTATACCCAGGCTCAGTCGGCCCTGGCGGGGCTCGATCGCATTTTTCTGCTGCTCGACGAGCCAGCCAATCTGCACGATGCGCCCAACGCCACCGAAATGCCGCCGATTGAAGGCGAGGTGCGGTTTGAGGCGGTGGGGTTTGGCTACACCCCCAACCAGCAGGTGCTGAAGGGCATTGACCTCTGCGCCCAGCCGGGGCAAATGGTGGCACTGGTGGGGCCGACGGGGGCGGGCAAAAGCACGATCATCAACCTGATTATGCGGTTCTACGATGTGTCGGCGGGCGCGGTACGCATTGACGGGGTCGATGTGCGCCAGGTTACCCAGGCCAGCCTGCGCCGCCAGATTGGCATTGTGCTGCAAGATAACCTGCTGTTTAGCGGCACTGTGGCCGAGAATATTGCCTTTGGCGTGCCCCAGGCCAGCCAGGCCGACATTGAAGCAGCGGCCCAGGCGGCGAATGTGCACGAGTTTATTACCTCCCTGCCCCAGGGCTACAGCACCCGCCTGGGGGAGCGGGGCACACCCCTGAGCCAGGGGCAGCGGCAGTTGGTAAGCATTGCCCGAGCCGTGCTCATAGACCCACGAATTTTGCTGCTGGATGAGGCGACGAGCAGCATTGATACGCGCACCGAAGGGCTGGTGCAGGATGCGATCGCCACCTTACTCCACAACCGCACCAGCTTTGTGATTGCTCACCGCCTCAGTACGGTGACCCAGGCCGACCAGGTGCTGGTAATTCAGCAGGGCGAGATTGTTGAGCAGGGCACCCACACGGAGCTAATGGCTCTCAATGGCATCTACAGCAACCTCTACAGTTTGCAGCTAGGGGCTGATTGA